A single genomic interval of Astyanax mexicanus isolate ESR-SI-001 chromosome 4, AstMex3_surface, whole genome shotgun sequence harbors:
- the LOC125801298 gene encoding zinc finger protein 665-like, whose translation MEKHQHSVKSFTKQSDLKIHQHIHTGEKPYHCSDCGRSFTAQSTLKKHQRIHTGEKPYYCSDCGKSFNQLSNLKKHQRIHTGEKPYHCSDCGRSFTAQSTLKKHQRIHTGEKPYHCSDCGKSFTQQSNLKNHQRIHTGEKPYHCSDCGNSFNQQSALKKHQRIHTGEKPYYCSDCGRSFTAQSTLKKHQCIHTYYCSECGNSFSQQNTLILHQCFHTRVKPYYCSECEKCFTTQTHLKVHQRIHTGEKPYHCSHCGRSFTAQSTLKKHQRIHTGEKPYHCSDCGKSFSQQTHLKLHQRIHTGEKPYHCSDCGKSFSQQNTLKLHQRIHTGEKPYHCSDCGKSFTQQIHLKNHQHIHTREKNITNL comes from the coding sequence atggagaaacatcagcactctgtcaagagttttaccaaacagagtgatctcaaaatacaccagcacattcacacaggagagaaaccgtatcactgctcagactgtgggaggagttttactgcacagagtactctcaaaaaacaccagcgcattcacacaggagagaaaccttattactgctcagactgtgggaagagttttaatcaactgagtaatcttaaaaaacaccagcgaattcacacaggagagaaaccgtatcactgctcagactgtgggaggagttttactgcacagagtactctcaaaaaacaccagcgcattcacacaggagagaaaccgtatcactgctcagactgtgggaagagttttactcaacagagtaatctcaaaaatcaccagcgcattcacacaggagagaaaccgtatcactgctcagactgtgggaacagttttaatcaacagagtgctctcaaaaaacaccagcgaattcacacaggagagaaaccgtattactgctcagactgtgggagaagttttactgcacagagtactctcaaaaaacaccagtgcattcacacatattactgctcagaatgtgggaacaGTTTTAGTCAACAAAATACTCTCATACTGCATCAGTGCTTTCACACAAGagtgaaaccatattactgctcagaatgtgagaagtgttttactacacagactcATCTCAAAGttcatcagcgcattcacacaggggagaaaccgtatcactgctcacactgtgggaggagttttactgcacagagtactctcaaaaaacaccagcgcattcacacaggagagaaaccatatcactgctcagactgtgggaagagttttagtcaacagactcatctcaaactgcatcagcgcattcacacaggagagaaaccgtatcactgctcagactgtgggaagagttttagtcaacaaaatactctcaaactgcatcagcgcattcacacaggagagaaaccgtatcactgctcagactgtgggaagagttttactcaacagatacatctcaaaaatcaccagcacattcacacaagagaaaaaaatatcacaaattTGTGA
- the LOC125801402 gene encoding uncharacterized protein LOC125801402, with protein sequence MTDANQAEQQQKECPDVTAATRTLINLLTQSLSQGQGGQVQQQRQTLPPPSLPAPQPCIAQEMARSFPGFFKGAPQKRKFGRPILQPKTPKKNWKPFLINVFLLNKNTDSSPSPSEELELLQAGLGKRTISVAADLTHSELCGFLEAEFPKMKALTGGWLLYKAPGGNGRRKLGVVPPDSEGYTASLIRMVTSSGKTALYIVPLQDELSLDPLPFCAEEFEKMPKAECRQCKSTMPLQVLYLHVKSCGGAVSTDDEEMNSVIYDDEDATIVSEGNIGSSSSKIREVIHFYFVGSANKVH encoded by the exons ATGACGGACGCTAACCAGGCCGAACAACAG caGAAAGAGTGCCCTGATGTGACTGCAGCAACTCGCACTCTAATAAATTTGCTGACTCAAAGCTTAAGTCAGGGACAGGGAGGTCAGGTACAGCAACAAAGACAGACACTGCCCCCTCCTTCTCTTCCTGCTCCTCAACCATGCATAGCACAGGAAATGGCCAG GTCATTTCCTGGTTTTTTTAAGGGAGCAccacaaaaaagaaaatttggAAGACCCATATTACAGCCTaaaacacccaaaaaaaactggAAACCTTTTCTTATTAATGTGTTTCTCCTTAACAAAAACACAGACAGTTCACCATCACCTTCTGAGGAACTGGAATTACTCCAGGCTGGATTGGGCAAGCGCACTATTTCTGTTGCTGCAGACCTGACACATTCTGAA TTATGTGGGTTTCTGGAGGCAGAATTTCCAAAAATGAAGGCACTCACTGGAGGATGGCTGCTGTATAAGGCTCCAG GAGGCAATGGAAGACGAAAGCTTGGTGTTGTGCCACCTGACTCGGAGGGCTACACAGCAAGCCTTATCAGGATGGTGACGTCCTCTGGAAAAACGGCACTTTACATAGTTCCTCTACAAGATGAACTCTCTCTTGATCCGCTGCCGTTCTGTGCAGAGGAATTTGAAAAGATGCCAAAGGCTGAGTGTCGTCAATGTAAATCCACCATGCCACTACAGGTGCTGTATTTGCATGTTAAGTCCTGTGGTGGTGCAGTCTCCACAGATGATGAAGAG atGAATTCTGTGATCTATGATGACGAGGATGCTACAATTGTTAGTGAAGGAAACATTGGTTCATCATCCTCCAAAATAAGAGAGGTAATACACTTTTACTTTGTTGGGTCTGCTAATAAGGTTCATTAA
- the LOC125801743 gene encoding uncharacterized protein LOC125801743: MVQWQRQKKGSPANRLKVSFIGEAGVDTGAIRKEFLTNLVTGIEEQLFEHRGGRNGKSPVYSMNDMDKGFFRVAGEVFSVSLAQGGPSPCFLRKWCYDVISTGELDESKLSKDDVDDPELYNLIKQVEEASDLSPWSNTIIDCGFTGAITKENRDAITRSIVLHATLRLMPMLKQVRKGLQTYNFVEVLEAHAELCQRFFVPGFTDDEKTDADFIIQNILPEMSEKGTIREARESALINFFQDFLQEIETAGDVHEEQPEADLSPVTVPFVMQWLTGQAHKPLLASELHNFKITLKFDHEFLNSGPAHFPFSI; this comes from the exons ATGGTACAATGGCAGCGCCAGAAGAAAGGATCCCCTGCTAACCgtttaaaagttagttttataGGAGAAGCAGGTGTTGACACTGGTGCCATTAGGAAGGAATTTCTTACCA ATCTGGTCACTGGCATAGAGGAACAACTTTTTGAACATAGAGGGGGAAGAAATGGAAAGAGTCCTGTGTACTCCATGAATGATATGGATAAAGGATTCTTTAG ggtTGCAGGGGAGGTGTTTTCAGTCAGCTTGGCTCAGGGTGGACCTTCCCCATGCTTCTTGAGGAAGTGGTGCTATGATGTCATTTCAACAGGGGAGTTGGATGAATCAAAACTTTCAAAAGATGATGTGGACGATCCTGAACTTTACAATTTGATTAAACAG GTTGAAGAAGCAAGTGACCTATCTCCTTGGAGCAATACTATAATTGACTGCGGTTTTACTGGGGCTATCACCAAGGAGAACAGAGATGCCATCACAAG ATCCATAGTGCTGCATGCAACTTTGCGTTTGATGCCAATGCTGAAGCAAGTCCGCAAAGGTCTGCAGACTTACAATTTTGTGGAGGTCCTGGAGGCACATGCCGAACTCTGCCAGCGTTTCTTTGTCCCTGGTTTCACTGATGATGAAAAG ACTGATGCAGATTTCATCATCCAGAATATACTCCCGGAAATGTCTGAGAAGGGGACAATCAGAGAAGCCAGAGAGAGTGCCCTCATCAATTTCTTTCAAGATTTTCTTCAAGAAATTGAAACTGcag GTGATGTCCATGAAGAGCAGCCTGAAGCAGACCTTTCCCCTGTAACTGTGCCCTTTGTTATGCAGTGGCTTACTGGTCAGGCACACAAGCCACTTCTTGCCTCTGAACTACACAATTTCAAAATAACACTTAAATTTGACCATGAAT TTCTCAACTCTGGACCTGCCCATTTCCCTTTTTCCATTTAG